The proteins below come from a single Polynucleobacter necessarius genomic window:
- a CDS encoding substrate-binding domain-containing protein: MSDSSAPIQKRDPDLPCHEAHPGFDCKKSNLLNIRAIEDLLNPKVRFINRQIGSGTRLLLDHLLMNDGIDPLDINSYLQEEFTHSAVANAILAGKADVGIGVKNIALENGLGFVPLKDEIFFIAMHKTMVSQSEASKLIRKIRGYSSDTPRYKAVSLNRQVKEWL; encoded by the coding sequence ATGAGCGATTCATCAGCGCCTATCCAAAAACGAGATCCAGATTTACCCTGTCATGAAGCGCACCCAGGGTTTGATTGTAAAAAAAGCAACCTCTTGAACATTCGCGCGATCGAGGATTTGCTGAATCCAAAAGTTCGCTTTATTAATCGGCAGATTGGTTCTGGTACTCGATTGTTACTCGATCATTTATTAATGAATGACGGAATTGATCCTCTGGATATCAACAGTTATTTACAAGAAGAATTTACCCACTCCGCGGTGGCGAATGCCATTTTGGCTGGTAAGGCCGATGTTGGTATCGGCGTTAAAAATATTGCTTTAGAAAATGGCTTGGGATTTGTTCCGTTGAAAGATGAGATTTTCTTTATTGCTATGCATAAAACCATGGTGTCACAATCGGAGGCCTCGAAGTTAATTCGCAAAATTCGCGGTTACTCTAGTGATACGCCAAGATATAAAGCTGTTAGTCTAAATCGACAAGTCAAAGAATGGCTTTGA
- a CDS encoding substrate-binding domain-containing protein, giving the protein MKAGSGVSLNLLKTGKVDMIVHAPDAVNKALAEGWATNRTLIGSNEFYIVGPKSDPENIKSATSGADAYSKIAKAQDKFISRGDKSGTHQKEMDIWKKAGINPEGNWYIVTNDFMTASLKRANTENAYFMTDSSTWVSEKVQILYRGD; this is encoded by the coding sequence ATTAAAGCTGGCAGTGGTGTCTCGTTAAACCTCTTGAAGACTGGTAAAGTCGACATGATTGTTCATGCTCCGGATGCTGTTAACAAGGCTTTGGCTGAGGGATGGGCAACGAACCGAACCCTAATTGGTTCGAATGAGTTTTACATCGTAGGCCCTAAGAGCGATCCTGAAAACATCAAGTCAGCTACTAGCGGTGCTGATGCATATTCGAAAATTGCCAAAGCACAAGATAAATTTATATCTCGAGGTGATAAGTCAGGTACGCATCAAAAAGAAATGGATATTTGGAAGAAGGCTGGCATCAATCCTGAAGGAAATTGGTACATCGTCACAAACGATTTCATGACCGCATCACTCAAGCGCGCAAATACTGAAAATGCGTACTTCATGACCGATAGCAGCACTTGGGTGTCAGAAAAAGTGCAGATACTGTATCGAGGCGATTAA
- a CDS encoding TOBE domain-containing protein: MELKVKLSARNTLNGKVVEHKMGQTTSHVKIDIGGGQIVTASITNEAVDELNLKVGDQAWASDQGVRCHGCQERLIGLTFLR, encoded by the coding sequence ATGGAACTCAAAGTCAAGCTCAGCGCCCGCAACACCCTCAATGGCAAAGTTGTTGAACACAAGATGGGTCAAACCACGTCACACGTAAAGATAGATATTGGTGGCGGCCAAATTGTGACTGCCTCCATTACAAATGAGGCGGTTGATGAGCTCAACCTAAAAGTGGGCGATCAAGCTTGGGCAAGTGATCAAGGCGTCCGATGTCATGGTTGCCAAGAGCGCTTAATCGGACTTACTTTCTTAAGGTAA
- a CDS encoding GNAT family N-acetyltransferase has product MKNIDILLLSWKDAASEAFSIRKAVFIEEQNVPEELELDEFDAQAMHALLKFNNQSIGTARLVDLPNGQAQIGRMAVLPQYRGQGFGKQILVRMILAAREKGITSLMLHSQVSAVRFYEKLGFIAQGAIYDEAGIPHRNMMLELLK; this is encoded by the coding sequence TTGAAAAATATTGATATTTTGCTTCTATCCTGGAAAGATGCTGCCAGCGAAGCATTTTCCATTCGCAAAGCCGTCTTTATCGAAGAGCAGAATGTGCCTGAGGAACTCGAGCTCGACGAATTCGACGCCCAAGCAATGCATGCCTTGCTTAAATTCAATAACCAATCGATTGGCACGGCAAGATTAGTCGACCTACCGAATGGACAAGCTCAAATCGGGCGAATGGCAGTATTACCGCAGTACCGAGGTCAAGGCTTTGGCAAACAAATTCTGGTAAGAATGATCTTGGCCGCGAGGGAGAAAGGGATCACCAGTCTTATGCTGCATTCCCAAGTAAGCGCCGTCCGCTTTTATGAAAAGTTGGGATTTATTGCTCAAGGAGCGATCTATGATGAAGCGGGAATACCGCATCGTAATATGATGTTGGAATTACTGAAATAG
- a CDS encoding YbgC/FadM family acyl-CoA thioesterase → MTAIPTNKTPNEFIYVHRVCYSDTDAAGFVYHGRYLEIFERSRTEWLAQYDLSPTKLINEHNIVMPARELTMNFYKPGRLDDILYIDQVIEHRGRTQVTVKQTAQRKLPDSEKLQVIASATLHIVCADTISLKPKAWPDWFFPAQ, encoded by the coding sequence ATGACTGCCATACCAACGAATAAGACTCCCAACGAATTTATCTACGTGCACCGTGTCTGCTACTCCGACACCGATGCGGCGGGGTTTGTATATCACGGTCGCTATCTTGAAATCTTTGAACGCAGTCGTACAGAATGGTTGGCGCAATATGACTTGAGCCCCACAAAGCTCATCAATGAGCACAATATTGTGATGCCCGCACGCGAACTGACGATGAACTTTTATAAGCCCGGTCGCTTGGATGATATTTTGTACATAGATCAAGTGATTGAGCACCGTGGACGCACCCAGGTAACCGTCAAACAAACGGCTCAACGAAAATTACCGGATAGTGAAAAATTGCAAGTAATTGCTAGTGCAACATTGCATATTGTTTGCGCGGATACGATATCGCTAAAACCAAAGGCTTGGCCAGATTGGTTTTTTCCAGCGCAGTAG
- a CDS encoding transglutaminase domain-containing protein: MLETNNLGGKCADINAVFVALARSAGIPARDVYGIRIADSARGYKSLGKGGALPRRSIAVLSSMLPDTAGFQ; encoded by the coding sequence ATGCTGGAAACCAACAATCTCGGCGGTAAATGCGCAGACATCAATGCGGTTTTTGTTGCATTAGCGCGCTCGGCCGGCATACCAGCGCGCGATGTGTATGGCATTCGTATTGCCGACTCTGCCAGAGGCTATAAGAGCTTGGGCAAAGGTGGCGCATTACCAAGGCGCAGCATTGCCGTGCTGAGTTCTATGCTTCCGGATACGGCTGGGTTCCAGTAG
- a CDS encoding TlpA disulfide reductase family protein: MRLQKPAIDYLLALAFLLLTVFAVNANVQWRPASQVGLTQAPPLVLNNLSGKPIDISNFKNKVVVVNFWASWCEPCRKEFGELIELQEKYGSKGLVVLAVNLAEMKPRILQFLRGNGIPENSIEILMDRNSTIYKSWKARGIPTTFLIGKTGKVEGV; encoded by the coding sequence ATGCGATTGCAAAAGCCAGCAATAGACTATCTTCTAGCGCTGGCTTTCTTACTCCTGACAGTGTTTGCCGTAAACGCAAACGTACAATGGCGCCCCGCTTCCCAGGTTGGCTTAACGCAAGCGCCACCCTTGGTGCTCAACAATCTATCCGGTAAGCCGATCGATATTAGCAACTTCAAAAATAAGGTAGTGGTTGTGAACTTTTGGGCAAGCTGGTGCGAACCTTGCCGTAAAGAATTTGGTGAACTCATCGAATTGCAGGAAAAATATGGCTCCAAGGGCCTAGTAGTACTTGCCGTCAATCTTGCTGAAATGAAGCCACGTATTTTGCAATTCCTTAGAGGTAATGGTATCCCCGAAAACAGCATTGAAATCCTCATGGATCGCAACAGCACCATTTATAAATCCTGGAAGGCCCGCGGAATACCAACAACATTCCTAATCGGAAAGACTGGCAAGGTAGAGGGCGTTTAG
- the selD gene encoding selenide, water dikinase SelD — protein sequence MTTQSHSIEPSEPRLTSLSHGGGCGCKIAPGVLSEILKNVPQLPFPKELLIGIETSDDAAVYQINESQAIVATTDFFMPIVDDPFDFGKIAATNAISDIYAMGGTPLFALALVGMPIKVLSNKTIARILEGGAEACRSAGIPIAGGHTIDSVEPIYGLVAIGIVDPQRVKSNASAKPGDVLILGKPLGVGILSAALKKDLLGPDGYQEMISNTTKLNAAGPDLAKLPCVHALTDVTGFGLAGHALELARGSNCTAHIDWDQVPLLSNVQNLADDGIITGASDRNWLSYGDDVGIPESFTVAQRALLTDPQTSGGLLVSCSPESVLEVLDIFNQHHFLGARVIGQMSKRQGKPLVVS from the coding sequence ATGACTACGCAATCCCATTCTATTGAGCCCTCTGAGCCGCGCTTAACCTCCCTATCGCATGGTGGTGGGTGTGGTTGCAAGATTGCTCCTGGCGTCCTTTCAGAAATTCTGAAAAATGTTCCGCAATTGCCCTTCCCAAAGGAGCTCTTGATTGGCATTGAAACCTCGGATGATGCCGCTGTCTATCAAATCAATGAATCACAGGCAATTGTCGCTACAACCGATTTTTTCATGCCCATCGTCGATGACCCATTTGACTTTGGCAAAATTGCCGCAACCAATGCTATCAGCGATATCTATGCAATGGGCGGCACACCTCTATTTGCACTCGCTTTGGTTGGAATGCCGATTAAGGTGTTATCCAATAAAACGATTGCTCGCATTTTGGAGGGTGGCGCAGAAGCATGTCGTAGTGCTGGTATTCCGATTGCTGGTGGCCATACGATTGATTCGGTCGAGCCCATCTATGGGTTAGTCGCAATTGGTATTGTTGATCCTCAGCGCGTCAAGAGTAATGCGAGCGCAAAACCCGGAGATGTTTTGATCCTAGGAAAACCACTTGGAGTAGGTATTCTGTCGGCGGCACTCAAAAAAGATCTTCTGGGACCCGATGGCTATCAGGAAATGATTTCAAATACCACTAAGCTCAATGCTGCCGGGCCCGATTTAGCAAAACTCCCATGCGTTCATGCTCTGACCGATGTTACCGGCTTTGGTTTAGCGGGTCACGCCTTAGAGCTTGCCCGTGGATCGAATTGCACAGCCCACATTGATTGGGATCAAGTGCCCCTACTCTCGAATGTGCAAAACCTGGCTGATGACGGCATCATCACCGGAGCATCTGATCGTAATTGGCTTAGCTATGGTGATGACGTTGGTATTCCAGAGAGCTTTACTGTGGCACAGCGTGCATTACTTACTGATCCTCAAACCAGTGGCGGCTTATTAGTCTCTTGCAGCCCCGAAAGCGTTTTAGAAGTGCTCGATATTTTTAATCAGCATCACTTCTTAGGCGCCCGCGTGATTGGTCAGATGAGTAAACGACAGGGCAAGCCTCTCGTCGTTTCCTAA
- a CDS encoding cupin: MNQPRFLQALQESGFPHPVEVQQPPNGQLPNHTHAFAVQALILEGYIEIEINGIKTRYNESDVFQLALEELHAERYGLDGVKYLASRKMT; the protein is encoded by the coding sequence ATGAATCAACCCCGATTTCTACAGGCACTTCAAGAGTCTGGGTTTCCGCATCCTGTTGAAGTCCAGCAGCCTCCAAATGGCCAACTGCCAAATCATACGCATGCTTTTGCAGTACAGGCACTGATTCTTGAGGGTTATATTGAGATTGAGATTAATGGGATCAAAACAAGATATAACGAGAGTGATGTATTTCAATTAGCTCTTGAAGAATTGCATGCGGAGCGGTATGGCCTAGACGGCGTTAAGTATTTGGCATCTAGAAAAATGACATGA
- a CDS encoding TIGR02450 family Trp-rich protein: MQPIAKQKHFLVSKVITLEIPEQPIELVEIESVYSKKTTRIAWRDLMDTDRWIQGWK; encoded by the coding sequence GTGCAGCCGATTGCTAAACAAAAGCATTTTTTAGTAAGTAAGGTGATTACGCTAGAAATACCAGAGCAACCCATTGAACTCGTCGAGATTGAGTCGGTTTACAGCAAGAAAACAACTCGGATTGCCTGGCGAGACCTCATGGATACTGATCGCTGGATCCAAGGCTGGAAATGA